Genomic DNA from Nicotiana tabacum cultivar K326 chromosome 21, ASM71507v2, whole genome shotgun sequence:
tccataataatatagtattaaaaattaaattgctAAACATGCTAAGTTGAAGCATTAAGGATGTAACATAAGACAAAAGTATTCAAAAGAGGTGTGAATGataatttcctataatttttaatatagtattatatatttttgtaattcaaTATTAGTTACTTAAAAAGTAACATTTTTCTACGAGTAGTTCTACCCCATCACTCACAAATTTCTAAAATATCAAAAGattcaaattttttaatttattttgttaTCTTTGAATAATTGTGGTAAAAGTATTTTTTGTGTTATTTGCTTATAGTGTTTGATaacaaagataataataatttttataagaTATTTCACGCCTCATAAATCATAATAAGGGCATATAAAAATTTATGTGGAGTAGGATTTCTTTATTTTATTGAGTTAGCTTAGTGATTAAAATTCGTTATTTCAGGAACTTACatttctttatttaatatttGTTCAATAACgaaaaaatacattatttatgtaatttttaaaatttgtatattCATTGATACGTGCATGTACACGCACAAAGCGCGTACCCTAGGACTAGTTGACTTAATGGAAAATAAAGTTAACTCTTCAACGTGATAAGGTGAACAAATTTCTTACTTCATTTTTAGCACTTTTGCATGAATAGATAATAATCCTCATTCAGCTGAcctttacagcttgtttggattaTTGTTACATATCATTTCATAATGTATCATATTGTAATGTACtgcattgtattgtattgtttgatAAATACAACGTTTGAATAAATCGTATCATTTATCGTCGTTTCACGATGTCATACGCcaacaatatgaaaaataaacttgcaacattactaagaaaaaataggTTACggagtagaattattatataaaaagatagAGTACAGGATagaatatgattatttaataataaggaagaacaagatgagagaaaaaagcaAGGAAACGATGTCATCACACCAAATCCGTCGTTCCATAAAGTGTCAtttttcgtcgttacgtaacgatgaaTTTAagtttaacgatacgatacaataaaattcaaataacaattaaaataaatattatattcaaAATTACAATAGATACAATATGTAGCAATCATTCAAACAAGCTGTTAGTTTTCGGAGACGAGAGCATAAGAACTTTGTAATGGCAGAGAAAATTCACAATAATTTCTTCTTGCATTGTGTTTTTACTGGACATTCATTTTATACAGTTTAACACATCTAATAAATTTGTGAATAAACCTGAATTTCTGGGACAATCTTGAAACCCTTAACTTTAAAGCTACCtgttacccataaccccacacAAATGATTAACCAacaaacataaaagaactctACAACCAACTAAtaagatttttaaaaataaataaaaaatagtaGCTACAAACCGTTGGCAGAAAAAACCATGTGATGAGTAGTAGTAAAGTCAATAAATATGGCAAAATTTTAGCAACTTGGTACTGCCAAATTCTTGTGACTTGTCCCCATGATTTCTTGCATGTGCAAAAAGGTTGTCTTGACCATAAATTTAATAGATAGCCCTTTtaacttttgctttcttttgtatTACATGTGACCATCTAATTCCGACAAGGACCACCTTCCTAATTCCATTAAACAATAGGAATTGTTTATGCACAAAAAAACTGAAACCAATATTGTTTAAACAATTAGTCAAGCTTCCTTCTTATGTATCCAAAAGATTAGATTTTCCATTAACTTGTCCAAATCGCATTTACATGGCCGATATGAAAttgactacaacaacaacaaactcagtgtaaTCCATAAAAGGAGTCTAGGGATCAAGGTAGTATGTACGCATGACTTACTCTTCTAGAAAATAAAATTGAATAGATTAAGAAAACAAAGAAGCATATATGTGAGAGGAACTCCAAAATTGATTAAAGTCCGCCCTTGAACACATAAGGTGTATCTACCGAACaatgaagtttgggaaaatcataGAATATTAGGGTTCAAATCCAACAGAGATAAAATAATGTTAAGCGATTTCTTTTCATCTGTCTAATCTTTAATGAACAAAGTTACTTGATACCTATACTAGTCGGAGTTAGTAAAAGTATTTGGTGAAATAGTAAAGGTGTACGCTAACTACCCTTAATTAATGCAATTGAATGCTTTTTAAGAATCTAAAATTCAGCAGATAGAGATATCTCCAGCATGACATGGTCAAATTTGCACACAGAAAAAAGTCAGCAGTTTGGCTTGACAGCTTAGATTCAATGGAAAAGAAATTCAAAGTTGAATAAACTACTTATAATACTACATGCAACTTGCTTAGTTTTGTCATCTACACATCAGCTGATTCAAATCCAATTGTCAAATGCACATTTAAGCAAAACAACACCAGCATCAAGGAATAAGTCTGAATGGATATGAACAGAATAATCAATGCTATCATTGAAGCATTGAATTAAAGAATTGGCAGTATAGCTCATCCCTCTGTTGTAAAAGCCATATATAAATACAATGGAGAAATTTTCtcatttaaaaaggaaaaaaaaaaaaaatgtatatcGACCAAGTAAATCACACCTTTTATGCAATTGCTGAAGCATTGATATGTTAAAAATAGAGTTAGGTTGAAAGATTATACAAAAATGGAGTTCTTGCACTAAGAACTTCCACTGAATCCTTTGCTGTCTTTCTTCAACTTATCCATTTCCATTTCCCTTGTCCGTTGGCCTTCGCTACTTGATCCAGACGGGTACAGCCCATATTCACTTGTCGGATTACTGTACTGGCCACTGCTTTCATATTCTTGGCTCGTCGCTAGTGCCATCTTCCTGAATTTCTTCATGTCTTCATTGTATTGGAGTGCATCATAATCTGAACTTGTATATGAACTGTATACTGTGCTGTGTCCAGGTTTAATCCCTTCATTAAGGTCCGATAACGAGACAGCTCCTTCCAAAGCTCTGAGAACCTGCTCAAGTTTTCAGTAAAAACTTAAGATTGCAGATAGTAAATCCAAAGTTTGCAATCTATATCTTGACTAGAGCATAAACACCTAGTGATTATTAGTTTTAATCAGTAGAAAATAGCAAGTATAGGAAGTAGAGTGCATTCTTTTTCCTGGTTTCCCATGCAGTGTCCAGTACCCTCATTGGGACCGACTAAATCCGGATTCGCGCTTGGAAGTCCCACATTGGGAGAAAGCGCTCCCTAACAAAGGTGACTCCCTACCCAGGACTCAAATCCGAGATCTCTGGTCAAGGATGAAGGAGTAATTACCGCTCTACCATAACCTTTGTTGCTAGTAGTAGAATACATTTGGAATTTATAAACATCACTTTTAATATTCTCACTTGTACAAGGTTGAAGCTAATCATAACTCAACTTCCTAAATGCTTACTGTGTTATACTTTTAATGCCTATTCACTATAAAAGAGCAACCGGTGACGAAGCATCTCACATTCACGTAGGGTCCGAGAAAGGGCCACATCCCAAAAGGGTGTGATGCCTATTCTCTACAAATAAAATAATCTGTAACGCAAAATGGAATTTCACCTGAGTCATTCTTGGTCGACGCTTTGCAGAATGACGCACACAAGCAGCGGCGCAAGCAACCATGCGAGCCATCTCATTATGGTTATAATCATTTTCTATCCGACGATCAACAAGGGCATCAAACTTTTCATCCTCTAAAGCTCGTGTGAGCAATGGCCGTGCCTGAAACAGACAGAAGGTAATTTCTTTGTGAGCAGAACAGCAGAAATACTCCAACTGAAGAGCTAGTGGAAGGAAATCAAAGACGGCCCAACATGTCTGCATAAATATACTCACCCAGTCCACCAAACTATCTTCTGTGAATGACGGATTGGAGTCAACAGGCCGGCGTCCAGTTATCAACTCTAGAAGCATCACACCAAAGGAGAATACATCTGACCTATCCGTAAGCTTTCCAGACGACGCATATTCTGGAGCCAAATATCTAGGGTCGGCAATAATGAAGAAAAACAATCAGGTCTACTGATGATCAAATGGTAAAGAAGCAGCATGCTTAGCAATACATATACAAGATAGGAAATCGGAAACTGAACTAATACACACAAAAGAATCCAATTCTTACCCAAAAGTTCCCATCACTCTGGTGGAGACATGAGTGTTAACATCAGAAGTAAGCTTAGCAAGTCCAAAATCAGCAACCTGAGAAAGCGGAAAAGTTTCTTTGACCACATGGAAACACAAAGAGGATACAGGATTTACTAGATAGTACAACTGAATTTAGCTTCTGATGGCATCCATAATGTATAATTTGCAGAAAATCAACCTCTGAGTGAAAGCGATTGGAGACCATCATTGCCAATGATTCaataatcaaataaacaaaatttAACACGCTCTTCAATTGTACATGCAAAGGATTTTTACCTTAGCCTCAAAATTAAAGTCGATAAGTATGTTAGCTGCCTTGATATCACGATGAATGATTTTAGGTTGGCCTGTGAAGAAAAAATGATTCATTTCACATTGGAACTTGTAACATAAGAGCCAAAAAGGATTATCAACGTGATTTAACCATGGAAATCTCTaagaatgagagagagagagagagtagagAGAGAGAGTAACATACAGTCTTCATGCAGATATGCTAGTCCTTTGGCAGACCCTAGAGCAATCTTCAGTCGGGTAGGCCAATCCAATGGAGGCCTTCCCTTTCcttaaaatattccaagtataaGAATTTGGATTAGTAGACAGATCAAGCATGTTCAGGGAGTGTATTTATTTGAGTAGAAATTTGTAGGCAATGAAAATGAACTTTTTACTACTGTGAAAGCAGTAAAATAGATTTACCATGTAAATGAAATTCCATAGTGTTGTTCGGAACAAACTCATAAACGAGCATTCTCTGAGCCCCAGTGATGCAGTATCCAACAAGAGAAACGAGATGTTTGTGATGTACTCGGCTAATAATCTCGACTTCCGCCTGAAATTCACGTTCCCCTTGTCCACTTCCAGCCTTAAGTTGTTTAACTGCAACCTCTCTCCCATTAGGAAGGACCCCTTTGTGTACATACCCAAAACCACCTTGTCCAAGAAGGTTAGCATCTGAGAAGCCATCAGTTGCCCTAACCAATTCCTCATATGTGAATGTGCTCTGAGAGAAACCCAAGGCCATGCCAGGAGAAGGTGGTGGAAGCGCAACTTCAGACCCAGAATAATTGGAGGAAGTCCCAGTGCTGCTCATGTAAGGTTGAGGTGAAGGTGCACGTACTGGAGCGTGTGAAGGTCGTAATGCCCCTGGTGGTGGAGGAGATGGTTTTGGGGGCATTGTAACGAAATGATCCGCTGCTGGTGGAGCATTTTGCTGCCAATGTTGCATATGCCCACCATGCGGCTCAGCTGACAAACAACATCAACATTAGTACTCAAAAGTTAATATATCGTAgtatattttctggaaaatatttttACTCACTAACCAAACACTAGCATAGAAAACATTTTCCCAAGACAATTTCTATGGAAAATAACTTCGGTCATTACCAAACATACCCTATATATGTAGCTAAATCTATTCTGTTATCTAGATACTTAAAGCTTGAATCTTCATGCATTTTCAGCAGCAACCAAAAAAATGGTACTCAATAATCCAGGCTCTAGAACATTATACATACAACAATTACGTCTGAGTCCCAAACAAAGTTGGGGTTCGCGATATGAATTCTCGCTTTTTCTTTAAGCTCAATTCATATCATCATCGTACCAAAATAAAATCTGTATTATGAGGATTCATCCTAAATTGGCAAGTTTTATGTTGGCACCCTCCTTTATCCGGACTTAGAACCGGCAATGTGAGCAAGCCCACCCGAGCCGAGTTAACATTATAAATACGTATACGTATATCCAGTTGAATATAACCCACACATCGCTCTTGAAATATATTTGATAAATAAAAAATGTTTAGCAGATAATTAAtatcaaattcaaaaa
This window encodes:
- the LOC107788756 gene encoding proline-rich receptor-like protein kinase PERK15, with amino-acid sequence MSSPTPVTAPAPTSPPSNSTSPPPATPAQAPPPASPTPPATAPPPATPAQAPPPATPTPPATAPPPATPAQAPPPSTPTPPAATPPAASASPPPPTTPAPPTTPSTPPSGSPPSPPSTTPSPPSGSSPSPPAGGNSPPVPSGRTPVPSRGGSPSPPVLSPPPSDGGSNGISTGTVVGIAIGGVVILAVLSLLFIFCKKKKRRNDDNYYVPPPPPQGVKAEPHGGHMQHWQQNAPPAADHFVTMPPKPSPPPPGALRPSHAPVRAPSPQPYMSSTGTSSNYSGSEVALPPPSPGMALGFSQSTFTYEELVRATDGFSDANLLGQGGFGYVHKGVLPNGREVAVKQLKAGSGQGEREFQAEVEIISRVHHKHLVSLVGYCITGAQRMLVYEFVPNNTMEFHLHGKGRPPLDWPTRLKIALGSAKGLAYLHEDCQPKIIHRDIKAANILIDFNFEAKVADFGLAKLTSDVNTHVSTRVMGTFGYLAPEYASSGKLTDRSDVFSFGVMLLELITGRRPVDSNPSFTEDSLVDWARPLLTRALEDEKFDALVDRRIENDYNHNEMARMVACAAACVRHSAKRRPRMTQVLRALEGAVSLSDLNEGIKPGHSTVYSSYTSSDYDALQYNEDMKKFRKMALATSQEYESSGQYSNPTSEYGLYPSGSSSEGQRTREMEMDKLKKDSKGFSGSS